A single genomic interval of Streptomyces showdoensis harbors:
- a CDS encoding aspartate aminotransferase family protein, which translates to MTPHVEPDPQAGAAVKAADRAHVFHSWSAQGLIDPLAVAGAEGSYFWDYEGNRYLDFTSGLVYTNIGYQHPKVVAAIQEQAGKLATFAPAFAVEPRSEAARLIAERTPGDLDKIFFTNGGAEAVENAVRMARLHTGRTKLLSAYRSYHGGTNTAINLTGDPRRWPSDTASAGVKHFWAPFLYRSPFYSANEAEESARALQHLEDTIAFEGPHTVAAIILESVPGTAGIMTPPPGYLAGVREICDKYGIVFILDEVMSGFGRTGKWFAAEHFDVVPDLLTFAKGVNSGYVPLGGVAISAKIAATFDKRPYPGGLTYSGHPLACAAAVATIQVMEDEKVVQHAAHIGENVLGPGLRELAERHPSVGDVRGLGVFWALELVKNRETREPLVPYNASGADAAPMAAFAAEAKKNGLWPFVNMNRTHAVPACNVSEAEAKEGLAALDAALTVADAHTV; encoded by the coding sequence ATGACCCCTCATGTCGAGCCCGACCCCCAGGCCGGTGCGGCCGTCAAGGCCGCCGACCGCGCGCACGTGTTCCACTCCTGGTCCGCCCAGGGCCTGATCGACCCGCTCGCCGTCGCCGGCGCCGAGGGTTCGTACTTCTGGGACTACGAAGGAAACCGCTACCTCGACTTCACCAGCGGCCTCGTCTACACCAACATCGGCTACCAGCACCCGAAGGTCGTCGCGGCGATCCAGGAGCAGGCCGGGAAGCTGGCGACCTTCGCGCCCGCCTTCGCCGTGGAGCCCCGCTCCGAGGCCGCCCGCCTGATCGCCGAACGCACCCCCGGCGACCTGGACAAGATCTTCTTCACCAACGGCGGCGCCGAGGCCGTCGAGAACGCCGTCCGCATGGCCCGTCTGCACACGGGCCGGACGAAGCTGCTCTCCGCCTACCGCTCGTACCACGGCGGCACCAACACCGCGATCAACCTGACCGGCGACCCGCGCCGCTGGCCCTCCGACACGGCCTCCGCCGGTGTGAAGCACTTCTGGGCGCCGTTCCTCTACCGCTCGCCGTTCTACTCGGCGAACGAGGCCGAGGAGAGCGCCCGCGCCCTCCAGCACCTTGAGGACACCATCGCGTTCGAGGGCCCGCACACCGTCGCCGCGATCATCCTGGAGTCCGTGCCCGGCACCGCCGGCATCATGACCCCGCCGCCCGGCTACCTGGCCGGCGTCCGCGAGATCTGCGACAAGTACGGCATCGTCTTCATCCTCGACGAGGTCATGTCCGGCTTCGGCCGCACCGGCAAGTGGTTCGCCGCCGAGCACTTCGACGTCGTGCCCGACCTGCTGACCTTCGCCAAGGGCGTGAACTCCGGCTACGTCCCGCTCGGCGGCGTCGCCATCAGCGCGAAGATCGCCGCGACCTTCGACAAGCGGCCCTACCCCGGCGGTCTGACCTACTCCGGTCACCCGCTGGCCTGCGCCGCCGCCGTCGCGACCATCCAGGTCATGGAGGACGAGAAGGTCGTCCAGCACGCCGCCCACATCGGCGAGAACGTGCTCGGCCCCGGCCTGCGCGAGCTCGCCGAGCGCCACCCGTCCGTCGGCGACGTGCGCGGCCTCGGCGTCTTCTGGGCGCTGGAGCTGGTCAAGAACCGCGAGACCCGCGAGCCGCTCGTCCCGTACAACGCGTCCGGTGCGGACGCCGCGCCCATGGCGGCCTTCGCCGCCGAGGCGAAGAAGAACGGCCTGTGGCCCTTCGTCAACATGAACCGCACCCACGCCGTCCCCGCCTGCAACGTCTCCGAGGCGGAGGCCAAGGAGGGCCTGGCGGCCCTCGACGCGGCGCTGACCGTGGCCGACGCCCACACGGTCTAA
- a CDS encoding DJ-1/PfpI family protein gives MTNSPEAPKTVHLAVYDTLADWETGHATAWLARAGYTVRTVGPAADKPVTTIAGIRILPDLSLDALDPADSALLILPGAEKYDEGEELAPFTAKARAFLDAGVPVAAICGATAGLAREGLLDTRPHTSAASFYLAATGYAGAAHYTEADAVTSGDLITAGPTEPVAFAREIFARLGAYEGRRDAWYRLFHDSDPAAFAELNA, from the coding sequence ATGACGAACAGCCCCGAGGCCCCGAAGACCGTCCACCTCGCCGTCTACGACACGCTCGCCGACTGGGAGACGGGCCACGCCACCGCCTGGCTCGCCCGCGCCGGCTACACCGTCCGCACGGTCGGACCGGCCGCCGACAAGCCCGTCACCACGATCGCCGGGATCCGGATCCTCCCGGACCTCTCCCTCGACGCGCTCGACCCCGCCGACAGCGCCCTGCTGATCCTCCCGGGCGCCGAGAAGTACGACGAGGGCGAGGAGCTCGCCCCCTTCACCGCCAAGGCCCGGGCCTTCCTCGACGCCGGCGTCCCGGTCGCCGCGATCTGCGGCGCCACGGCCGGGCTGGCCCGCGAGGGCCTGCTCGACACCCGCCCGCACACCAGCGCCGCCTCCTTCTACCTGGCCGCCACCGGCTACGCGGGCGCCGCCCACTACACCGAGGCCGACGCCGTCACCTCCGGCGACCTCATCACCGCGGGCCCGACCGAGCCGGTGGCCTTCGCCCGCGAGATCTTCGCCCGGCTCGGCGCGTACGAGGGCAGGCGGGACGCCTGGTACCGCCTCTTCCACGACTCGGATCCGGCCGCCTTCGCGGAGCTGAACGCGTGA